The proteins below are encoded in one region of Lonchura striata isolate bLonStr1 chromosome 1, bLonStr1.mat, whole genome shotgun sequence:
- the COMMD3 gene encoding COMM domain-containing protein 3 isoform X3 — protein MELSPYAQGGWRLLGDPRRFPRRPFAALLRAAFRSLLDHPQAGLDDPDLKDIDPTVLKHCHAAAATCILEAGKQKADISAISTCLEDCKLDKERIEQFCTEYQKNKDALEILLGSIGRSPLHITDVSWRLEYQIKNNQLHKTYQPSYLVTLNVESSDSGSHPDVSFSCTMEQLQDLVGKLKDAAKSLERATQM, from the exons ATGGAGCTGTCGCCGTACGCGCAGGGCGGGTGGCGGCTGCTGGGCGACCCCCGCCGCTTCCCCCGCCGCCCGTTCGCCGCGCTGCTCCGCGCCGCCTTCCGCAGCCTCCTGGATCACCCGCAGGCCGGGTTGG ACGATCCAGACTTGAAAGATATTGACCCTACAGTATTAAAACATTGCCATGCTGCAGCTGCAACGTGTATTTTGGAGGCAGGGAAGCAGAAAGCTGACATATCTGCCATAAG CACGTGCCTAGAAGACTGCAAACTGGATAAAGAGAGAATAGAACAATTTTGCACCGAATATCAG AAAAACAAGGATGCATTGGAAATCCTATTGGGAAG CATAGGCAGATCTCCTCTCCATATAACTGATGTGTCTTGGCGCTTGGAATATCAGATCAAG aacAATCAACTTCATAAAACTTATCAGCCTTCCTATTTGGTGACCTTAAACGTAGAG agcAGTGATTCAGGATCACACCCAGATGTTAGTTTTAGTTGTACAATGGAGCAATTACAG GACTTAGTGGGAAAACTAAAAGATGCTGCAAAAAGTCTAGAACGAGCGACTCAGATGTGA
- the COMMD3 gene encoding COMM domain-containing protein 3 isoform X2: MELSPYAQGGWRLLGDPRRFPRRPFAALLRAAFRSLLDHPQAGLDDPDLKDIDPTVLKHCHAAAATCILEAGKQKADISAISTCLEDCKLDKERIEQFCTEYQKNKDALEILLGSIGRSPLHITDVSWRLEYQIKNNQLHKTYQPSYLVTLNVESSDSGSHPDVSFSCTMEQLQVLVSFIFLCLAPVVDVHVFNKLPIKMKSYTLLLGTKNPVLGG; this comes from the exons ATGGAGCTGTCGCCGTACGCGCAGGGCGGGTGGCGGCTGCTGGGCGACCCCCGCCGCTTCCCCCGCCGCCCGTTCGCCGCGCTGCTCCGCGCCGCCTTCCGCAGCCTCCTGGATCACCCGCAGGCCGGGTTGG ACGATCCAGACTTGAAAGATATTGACCCTACAGTATTAAAACATTGCCATGCTGCAGCTGCAACGTGTATTTTGGAGGCAGGGAAGCAGAAAGCTGACATATCTGCCATAAG CACGTGCCTAGAAGACTGCAAACTGGATAAAGAGAGAATAGAACAATTTTGCACCGAATATCAG AAAAACAAGGATGCATTGGAAATCCTATTGGGAAG CATAGGCAGATCTCCTCTCCATATAACTGATGTGTCTTGGCGCTTGGAATATCAGATCAAG aacAATCAACTTCATAAAACTTATCAGCCTTCCTATTTGGTGACCTTAAACGTAGAG agcAGTGATTCAGGATCACACCCAGATGTTAGTTTTAGTTGTACAATGGAGCAATTACAGGTACTTGTTTCCTTCATCTTTCTGTGCTTAGCCCCAGTTGTGGATGTACACGTTTTTAACAAATTGCCAATCAAAATGAAATCATATACACTATTACTTGGAACAAAAAATCCAGTACTGGGAGGGTAA
- the COMMD3 gene encoding COMM domain-containing protein 3 isoform X1 — protein MGRGCRGGGALSAAQPRLVRLAPASASAPQLLLRLLTPCLPALSFRSETPNVFHFDVFVGKIAFKGRAAAFGTVRWGLANKCVISDSFILDDPDLKDIDPTVLKHCHAAAATCILEAGKQKADISAISTCLEDCKLDKERIEQFCTEYQKNKDALEILLGSIGRSPLHITDVSWRLEYQIKNNQLHKTYQPSYLVTLNVESSDSGSHPDVSFSCTMEQLQDLVGKLKDAAKSLERATQM, from the exons atgggAAGGGGATGTAGAGGCGGCGGGGCGCTCAGCGCCGCTCAGCCCCGCCTGGTACGGCTTGCCCCAGCCAGTGCTTCAgcccctcagcttctcctccgCCTCCTCACACCTTGCCTACCTGCCCTGTCCTTTCGCTCCGAAACACCAAATGTGTTTCATTTTGACGTTTTTGTGGGAAAGATAGCGTTCAAAGGGCGAGCAGCAGCTTTTGGTACCGTGCGCTGGGGTTTGGCAAATAAGTGTGTCATCAGTGATTCATTTATTTTAGACGATCCAGACTTGAAAGATATTGACCCTACAGTATTAAAACATTGCCATGCTGCAGCTGCAACGTGTATTTTGGAGGCAGGGAAGCAGAAAGCTGACATATCTGCCATAAG CACGTGCCTAGAAGACTGCAAACTGGATAAAGAGAGAATAGAACAATTTTGCACCGAATATCAG AAAAACAAGGATGCATTGGAAATCCTATTGGGAAG CATAGGCAGATCTCCTCTCCATATAACTGATGTGTCTTGGCGCTTGGAATATCAGATCAAG aacAATCAACTTCATAAAACTTATCAGCCTTCCTATTTGGTGACCTTAAACGTAGAG agcAGTGATTCAGGATCACACCCAGATGTTAGTTTTAGTTGTACAATGGAGCAATTACAG GACTTAGTGGGAAAACTAAAAGATGCTGCAAAAAGTCTAGAACGAGCGACTCAGATGTGA
- the BMI1 gene encoding polycomb complex protein BMI-1, whose protein sequence is MHRTTRIKITELNPHLMCVLCGGYFIDATTIIECLHSFCKTCIVRYLETSKYCPICDVQVHKTRPLLNIRSDKTLQDIVYKLVPGLFKNEMKRRRDFYAAHPSADAANGSNEDRGEVADEDKRIITDDEIISLSIEFFDQNRLERKGNKEKEKSKEEVNDKRYLRCPAAMTVMHLRKFLRSKMDIPNTFQIDVMYEEEPLKDYYTLMDIAYIYTWRRNGPLPLKYRVRPTCKRMKISHQREGLNNSGELESDSGSDKASSPAGGIPSTSSCLPSPSTPVQSPHPQFPHISSTMNGTSSSPSSNHQSSFTNRARKTSINGSSATSSG, encoded by the exons ATGCACCGAACAACCAGAATCAAAATAACCGAGCTAAACCCCCATCTCATGTGCGTGCTCTGCGGCGGGTACTTCATTGATGCAACAACCATCATAGAGTGCCTCCACTCCT TTTGTAAGACCTGTATCGTGCGTTACTTGGAGACCAGCAAGTATTGTCCTATCTGTGATGTCCAAGTTCACAAAACTCGACCGCTTTTGAATATAAG GTCAGATAAAACTCTCCAGGATATTGTGTACAAGCTAGTACCAGGCCTTTTCAAAA ATGAAATGAAAAGAAGAAGGGATTTTTATGCTGCTCATCCGTCGGCTGATG CTGCCAATGGCTCTAATGAAGACAGGGGAGAAGTGGCTGATGAAGACAAAAGAATTATAACAGACGATGAGATAATAAGCTTATCCATTGAATTCTTTGACCAGAATAG ACTGGAGCGTAAAGGAaataaggagaaagaaaaatcaaaggaagAG GTGAATGACAAAAGATACTTGCGCTGCCCAGCAGCAATGACAGTGATGCATCTAAGAAAGTTCCTGCGGAGTAAGATGGATATACCTAACACTTTCCAG ATCGATGTGATGTATGAAGAGGAACCTCTGAAGGACTACTACACTCTAATGGATATTGCCTACATCTATACCTGGAGGCGG AATGGGCCTCTGCCCTTGAAATACCGAGTCCGACCTACTTGCAAGAGGATGAAGATCAGTCACCAGAGGGAAGGCTTGAATAATAGTGGGGAGCTGGAAAGTGACTCTGGGAGCGACAAGGCAAGCAGCCCAGCAGGAGGCAtcccctccacctcctcctgtttgcccagccccagcacaccAGTCCAGTCTCCTCACCCCCAGTTCCCCCACATCTCCAGCACCATGaatggcaccagcagcagccccagcagtaACCACCAGTCCTCCTTTACCAACAGAGCTCGGAAAACATCAATAAATGGCTCCTCAGCCACTTCATCTGGTTGA